In Equus quagga isolate Etosha38 chromosome 14, UCLA_HA_Equagga_1.0, whole genome shotgun sequence, one DNA window encodes the following:
- the CCL25 gene encoding C-C motif chemokine 25: protein MNPWLLACLVACSVGAWAPTVHAQGVFEDCCLAYHRHARLAVLRHAQGYLRQEVTGSCNLPAVIFFFHQKQRMVCGDPRARWVQKGMKILDARNKAPSKPHAGAQRTFQGSHSGVKKLNSRPSRLPLFMFRGPTRSSKKNTSFPRTAKPGEDSDCVTIPPPVTAAEG from the exons ATGAACCCATGGCTCTTGGCCTGCCTGGTGGCCTGCTCCGTGGGCGCCTGGGCCCCCACTGTCCACGCTCAAG GCGTCTTTGAGGACTGCTGCCTGGCCTATCACCGCCACGCCAGGCTGGCCGTGCTCCGGCACGCCCAGGGTTACCTGCGCCAGGAGGTGACCGGGAGCTGCAACCTGCCTGCCGTGAT ATTCTTCTTCCATCAGAAGCAGAGGATGGTGTGTGGGGACCCACGGGCCAGGTGGGTGCAGAAGGGGATGAAGATCCTGGATGCCCGGAACAAGGCCCCCTCAAAGCCCCACGCAGGTGCCCAGAGAACCTTCCAAG GCTCTCACTCTGGGGTGAAGAAGTTGAACTCTAGACCCTCCAGGCTACCACTGTTCATGTTTAGGGGTCCCACCAGAAGCAGCAAGAAGAACACCTCCTTCCCGAGAACAGCTAAACCAGGTGAGGACTCTGATTGTGTGACCATTCCTCCACCTGTCACCGCAGCTGAGGGATGA